From one Malus sylvestris chromosome 1, drMalSylv7.2, whole genome shotgun sequence genomic stretch:
- the LOC126626475 gene encoding plant UBX domain-containing protein 9-like isoform X2, whose translation MASPTQDMIDTYMSITGASHSLAIRKLEEYGGNLSEAVNAHFGGGYRDFTNPGSAANPQYNFSHMDGQNQVAPHAYPQYNNMSAQNQVAPQGLGPLLSAARSFRPSLLFDPNYSRDLFNRITGRAPLISQPGAVPGVPVEFNRGNDQPHLSGQRPPIQDMTGNLHGSDVEEEMIRAAIEASKQDAQKAYLLNMQSRAQNVSPVNGLPDNQIHLDNSDFNRAVSLSLKTAEREKAMREQQMKDKNQVPGTYSTSKWETSMHQDGDGTVERKQASQELKHDSGNNLQQGNLAINSEELGGISSKELDEAILLENALFGESSYAPNFPSGPSRNLDPNLQPVHGPSSSALTRQLLREQQDCEYLASLLADKEKEMNGVNEVGTCDIKDVGSDNKKIDSLELESRLAAKGASLPCEPAIDDQNAVTLLVRMPNGTRLSRRFNKSDKLQVLFDFIDVGREVKPGTYRVLQDSITESWAVKMEYLTPNVVS comes from the exons ATGGCGAGTCCAACTCAGGACATGATCGACACGTACATGAGCATCACCGGCGCGTCTCACTCACTCGCGATTCGGAAGCTGGAG GAATACGGAGGAAATCTCAGTGAAGCCGTGAATGCACATTTTGGGGGAGGATATAGAGACTT TACAAATCCGGGGTCGGCTGCTAACCCCCAGTACAATTTCTCTCATATGGACGGTCAGAATCAAGTTGCACCACATGCTTACCCGCAATACAATAATATGAGTGCTCAGAATCAAGTTGCTCCGCAAGGACTTGGACCACTTCTCTCTGCTGCTAGGAGTTTCAGGCCCTCGTTACTATTTGATCCTAATTACAGTAGAGATCTCTTTAATCGAATTACCGGTCGTGCACCATTAATTTCACAGCCAGGAGCGGTACCTGGGGTTCCTGTGGAGTTTAACAGAGGGAATGATCAGCCTCATCTCTCAGGACAGAGGCCTCCCATTCAGGACATGACAGGAAATCTACATGGAAGTGATGTGGAGGAGGAAATGATTCGAGCTGCTATTGAGGCTTCAAAACAAGACGCTCAAAAGGCTTATCTTCTGAATATGCAAAGCAGGGCTCAAAAT GTGTCTCCTGTGAATGGGCTTCCAGATAATCAAATTCACCTAGATAACAGTGATTTTAATCGTGCAGTTTCACTGTCCCTGAAG ACAGCAGAACGAGAGAAAGCGATGCGTGAGCAACAAATGAAAGATAAGAATCAAGTACCAGGAACTTATAGTACATCAAAG TGGGAAACCTCAATGCACCAAGATGGAGATGGAACTGTAGAAAGAAAACAAGCGAGTCAAGAGTTGAAGCATGATTCTGGTAACAATCTTCAGCAGGGTAACCTTGCCATtaattctgaagag TTAGGCGGCATTTCTTCCAAAGAGCTTGACGAAGCTATACTGCTTGAGAATGCACTTTTTGGTGAATCCTCATATGCACCTAATTTTCCAAGTGGTCCAAGTAGAAATTTGGATCCTAATTTGCAGCCTGTTCATGGCCCTTCATCATCCGCTCTAACAAGACAATTGCTTAGAGAACAACAG GATTGTGAGTATCTCGCATCCCTCTTGGCtgataaagaaaaggaaatgaatGGTGTTAATGAAGTTGGAACTTGTGACATAAAGGATGTCGGCTCTGACAACAAAAAGATTGATTCATTG GAACTTGAGAGTAGGCTTGCTGCGAAAGGGGCTTCGCTTCCATGTGAACCAGCAATAGATGATCAGAATGCTGTGACTCTTCTTGTTAGGATGCCAAATGGAACTCGCCTTAGTCGCCGCTTTAACAAGTCCGACAAGCTTCAG GTTCTGTTCGACTTCATAGATGTTGGTCGAGAGGTGAAGCCTGGAACTTACAGAGTG TTGCAGGATTCAATAACAGAATCATGGGCTGTTAAAATGGAATATTTGACCCCGAATGTGGTAAGTTAA
- the LOC126608123 gene encoding LOW QUALITY PROTEIN: COP9 signalosome complex subunit 1-like (The sequence of the model RefSeq protein was modified relative to this genomic sequence to represent the inferred CDS: substituted 2 bases at 2 genomic stop codons): protein MESDDETSGPMIDDEIYANGVYGDDEKRSRPIISSEQLDIKAYASLYSGRTKIMRLLFIAERSQSNQAMKLEALRMAYDEIKKGENTQLHKEVVQKIGGRLGPEYGMDVAWCDAVDRKAEQKKEKLKSELNAYRTNLIKESIRMGYNDFGDFYYAHGQLGDAFKNYVRTRDYCTTSKHIVHMCMSSTLVSIEMGQFTHVTSYITKAXXIPDALDPVTVAKLRCAAGLAQLESKKYKLAACKFLETGPELGNHYNEVIAPQDVATYGGLYALATFDHMELKAYILSFLSTISPFDLLGFFLFRSTTLFLSK, encoded by the exons ATGGAAAGCGATGACGAGACATCGGGACCAATGATCGACGACGAGATCTACGCCAATGGCGTCTACGGCGATGACGAGAAGCGCAGCCGACCGATCATTAGCAGCGAGCAACTCGATATCAAGGCCTACGCGAGCCTGTACAGCGGCCGTACCAAGATCATGCGCCTCCTTTTCATCGCCGAGAGGAGCCAGAGCAACCAGGCCATGAAGTTGGAGGCTCTCCGCATGGCTTACGATGAAATCAAGAAGGGGGAGAACACCCAGTTGCACAAAGAAGTCGTGCAGAAAATCGGTGGTCGATTAGGGCCCGAGTATGGGATGGACGTGGCTTGGTGCGACGCGGTGGATAGGAAGGCTGAGCAGAAGAAGGAGAAGCTCAAAAGCGAGCTCAACGCCTATAGG ACAAATCTGATCAAAGAAAGCATAAGAATGGGTTACAATGATTTTGGAGATTTTTATTATGCTCATGGTCAACTTGGGGATGCTTTTAAAAATTACGTTCGGACTCGTGATTATTGCACTACGTCAAAGCATATTGTTCACATGTGCATGAGTTCAACTTTGGTCAGCATTGAGATGGGTCAATTTACTCATGTCACAAGCTATATTACCAAAGCATAATAAATACCAGATGCCCTTGACCCAGTCACTGTTGCTAAACTTCGTTGTGCTGCTGGCTTGGCTCAATTGGAATCTAAAAAGTACAAACTTGCTGCTTGTAAG ttcttggAAACCGGGCCTGAATTGGGAAATCACTACAATGAAGTGATTGCTCCTCAAGATGTAGCAACATATGGTGGGCTTTATGCACTTGCAACTTTTGACCACATGGAACTGAAGGCATAtattctttctttcctttcaaCTATCTCTCCCTTTgatcttttgggtttttttttgtttagaagTACAACACTTTTTCTCAGTAAATGA
- the LOC126626475 gene encoding plant UBX domain-containing protein 9-like isoform X1, whose translation MASPTQDMIDTYMSITGASHSLAIRKLEEYGGNLSEAVNAHFGGGYRDFTNPGSAANPQYNFSHMDGQNQVAPHAYPQYNNMSAQNQVAPQGLGPLLSAARSFRPSLLFDPNYSRDLFNRITGRAPLISQPGAVPGVPVEFNRGNDQPHLSGQRPPIQDMTGNLHGSDVEEEMIRAAIEASKQDAQKAYLLNMQSRAQNVSPVNGLPDNQIHLDNSDFNRAVSLSLKTAEREKAMREQQMKDKNQVPGTYSTSKWETSMHQDGDGTVERKQASQELKHDSGNNLQQGNLAINSEELGGISSKELDEAILLENALFGESSYAPNFPSGPSRNLDPNLQPVHGPSSSALTRQLLREQQDCEYLASLLADKEKEMNGVNEVGTCDIKDVGSDNKKIDSLELESRLAAKGASLPCEPAIDDQNAVTLLVRMPNGTRLSRRFNKSDKLQVLFDFIDVGREVKPGTYRVVRSYPRRAFTVGDSILSLSELGLTNKQEALFLELI comes from the exons ATGGCGAGTCCAACTCAGGACATGATCGACACGTACATGAGCATCACCGGCGCGTCTCACTCACTCGCGATTCGGAAGCTGGAG GAATACGGAGGAAATCTCAGTGAAGCCGTGAATGCACATTTTGGGGGAGGATATAGAGACTT TACAAATCCGGGGTCGGCTGCTAACCCCCAGTACAATTTCTCTCATATGGACGGTCAGAATCAAGTTGCACCACATGCTTACCCGCAATACAATAATATGAGTGCTCAGAATCAAGTTGCTCCGCAAGGACTTGGACCACTTCTCTCTGCTGCTAGGAGTTTCAGGCCCTCGTTACTATTTGATCCTAATTACAGTAGAGATCTCTTTAATCGAATTACCGGTCGTGCACCATTAATTTCACAGCCAGGAGCGGTACCTGGGGTTCCTGTGGAGTTTAACAGAGGGAATGATCAGCCTCATCTCTCAGGACAGAGGCCTCCCATTCAGGACATGACAGGAAATCTACATGGAAGTGATGTGGAGGAGGAAATGATTCGAGCTGCTATTGAGGCTTCAAAACAAGACGCTCAAAAGGCTTATCTTCTGAATATGCAAAGCAGGGCTCAAAAT GTGTCTCCTGTGAATGGGCTTCCAGATAATCAAATTCACCTAGATAACAGTGATTTTAATCGTGCAGTTTCACTGTCCCTGAAG ACAGCAGAACGAGAGAAAGCGATGCGTGAGCAACAAATGAAAGATAAGAATCAAGTACCAGGAACTTATAGTACATCAAAG TGGGAAACCTCAATGCACCAAGATGGAGATGGAACTGTAGAAAGAAAACAAGCGAGTCAAGAGTTGAAGCATGATTCTGGTAACAATCTTCAGCAGGGTAACCTTGCCATtaattctgaagag TTAGGCGGCATTTCTTCCAAAGAGCTTGACGAAGCTATACTGCTTGAGAATGCACTTTTTGGTGAATCCTCATATGCACCTAATTTTCCAAGTGGTCCAAGTAGAAATTTGGATCCTAATTTGCAGCCTGTTCATGGCCCTTCATCATCCGCTCTAACAAGACAATTGCTTAGAGAACAACAG GATTGTGAGTATCTCGCATCCCTCTTGGCtgataaagaaaaggaaatgaatGGTGTTAATGAAGTTGGAACTTGTGACATAAAGGATGTCGGCTCTGACAACAAAAAGATTGATTCATTG GAACTTGAGAGTAGGCTTGCTGCGAAAGGGGCTTCGCTTCCATGTGAACCAGCAATAGATGATCAGAATGCTGTGACTCTTCTTGTTAGGATGCCAAATGGAACTCGCCTTAGTCGCCGCTTTAACAAGTCCGACAAGCTTCAG GTTCTGTTCGACTTCATAGATGTTGGTCGAGAGGTGAAGCCTGGAACTTACAGAGTG GTGAGGTCATATCCTCGGCGTGCTTTTACTGTTGGTGACAGCATACTATCATTGAGTGAACTTGGCTTGACAAATAAACAAGAAGCTCTGTTTCTGGAATTGATTTAG
- the LOC126626465 gene encoding probable methyltransferase PMT15, whose protein sequence is MAFQTPLQYFSLKPKRANLYYMTVAAVLCTICYLVGIWQHSTSRAAIYTPVSAVTSCPPITTNTTITLDFNAHHRAEDLPLPPVAARVAHLPACDAKHSEYTPCEDVTRSLKFDRDRLVYRERHCPDKEELLKCRIPAPHGYTVPFRWPESRESVWYANVPHKELTVEKKMQNWVHYEGDRFRFPGGGTMFPRGADAYIDDIGKLINLRDGSIRTAIDTGCGVASWGAYLLSRDILTVSFAPRDTHEAQVQFALERGVPALIGILASKRLPYPSRAFDMAHCSRCLIPWGQYDGLYLIEVDRVLRPGGYWILSGPPINWENNWKGWERTAEDLKAEQTTIENVAKRLCWKKLKQKGDLAIWQKPTNHVHCKVNRKLFKKPSFCQAQDPDTAWYTKMEDCLTPLPGVNNIKEIAGGQLAKWPERLNTVPPRISSGSLTGITAETFRENTELWKKRVEYYKTVDYQLAEAGRYRNLLDMNAYLGGFAAVLVHDPVWVMNIVPVEAEVNALGAIYERGLIGTYQNWCEAMSTYPRTYDLIHSDSVFTLYKDRCESEDILLEMDRILRPEGSIIFRDDVDVLVKVKSILDAMQYDARIVDHENGPKVREKILLAVKQYWTAPAPAGETQEQSKSNS, encoded by the exons aTGGCTTTCCAAACTCCACTACAGTACTTTTCACTGAAACCCAAAAGAGCCAACCTTTATTACATGACGGTAGCCGCAGTCCTCTGCACGATCTGCTACCTTGTCGGAATTTGGCAGCACTCAACCAGCCGCGCCGCAATTTACACACCTGTCTCCGCCGTCACCTCATGTCCTCCAATCACCACAAACACAACAATCACTCTCGACTTCAACGCCCACCACCGCGCCGAGGACCTCCCCCTACCTCCCGTGGCTGCGCGTGTGGCTCACCTGCCGGCCTGCGACGCCAAGCACAGCGAGTACACCCCGTGCGAGGACGTCACGAGATCGCTCAAGTTCGACAGGGATAGGTTGGTGTACAGGGAGAGGCATTGCCCGGACAAGGAGGAGCTTCTGAAGTGTCGGATTCCAGCGCCTCACGGCTACACGGTACCGTTTCGGTGGCCGGAGAGCCGAGAATCGGTTTGGTATGCAAATGTGCCGCACAAGGAGTTGACCGTGGAGAAGAAGATGCAGAATTGGGTTCATTACGAAGGGGATCGGTTTAGATTCCCTGGTGGCGGGACCATGTTTCCTCGCGGTGCAGATGCGTAtattgatgatatcggaaaGTTGATTAATCTCAGAGATGGGTCTATACGGACCGCCATCGATACCGGTTGCGGG GTTGCAAGTTGGGGAGCTTACCTTTTGTCCAGGGACATTCTAACAGTGTCATTTGCACCAAGAGACACACATGAAGCACAAGTTCAATTTGCTCTTGAAAGAGGAGTTCCTGCATTGATTGGCATTCTTGCTTCCAAAAGACTTCCTTACCCCTCAAGAGCTTTTGACATGGCTCACTGCTCTCGATGCCTCATCCCCTGGGGCCAATATG ATGGGCTTTACTTGATTGAAGTTGATCGAGTTTTACGCCCCGGTGGGTACTGGATTCTTTCCGGGCCACCAATAAACTGGGAGAATAACTGGAAAGGATGGGAAAGAACAGCTGAAGATCTTAAAGCTGAGCAGACAACGATTGAGAATGTAGCAAAAAGATTGTGTTGGAAGAAACTGAAGCAGAAGGGTGACCTTGCAATTTGGCAAAAACCCACTAACCATGTTCACTGTAAGGTCAACAGAAAGCTCTTCAAGAAACCATCCTTCTGCCAAGCTCAAGATCCTGACACTGCATG gtATACGAAAATGGAGGATTGTTTGACCCCACTTCCTGGAGTGAACAACATAAAGGAAATTGCAGGAGGGCAATTGGCTAAATGGCCCGAGAGGCTAAACACAGTCCCTCCAAGAATCAGCAGTGGGAGTTTGACAGGAATCACAGCTGAGACCTTCAGAGAAAACACAGAGCTATGGAAGAAAAGAGTAGAATATTACAAGACCGTGGATTATCAGTTGGCAGAGGCCGGGAGGTACCGGAATCTGCTCGATATGAACGCTTACTTGGGCGGCTTTGCAGCTGTACTTGTTCATGACCCTGTGTGGGTTATGAACATTGTCCCTGTTGAGGCTGAGGTTAACGCCCTTGGAGCCATTTATGAACGAGGATTGATTGGAACTTATCAGAATTG GTGTGAAGCTATGTCTACTTACCCAAGAACCTATGACTTGATTCACTCTGATTCAGTTTTTACCCTCTACAAGGACAG ATGTGAATCGGAAGATATTCTTTTAGAAATGGATAGGATTTTAAGGCCAGAGGGGAGTATAATCTTCCGTGATGACGTGGACGTGTTGGTGAAAGTCAAGAGCATCTTGGATGCAATGCAATACGATGCCAGAATCGTCGACCATGAAAACGGACCAAAGGTGAGAGAGAAGATTTTGTTGGCGGTCAAGCAGTACTGGACCGCCCCAGCTCCTGCCGGagaaactcaagaacaaagcaaATCGAATTCATAG
- the LOC126626475 gene encoding plant UBX domain-containing protein 8-like isoform X3 — protein sequence MDGQNQVAPHAYPQYNNMSAQNQVAPQGLGPLLSAARSFRPSLLFDPNYSRDLFNRITGRAPLISQPGAVPGVPVEFNRGNDQPHLSGQRPPIQDMTGNLHGSDVEEEMIRAAIEASKQDAQKAYLLNMQSRAQNVSPVNGLPDNQIHLDNSDFNRAVSLSLKTAEREKAMREQQMKDKNQVPGTYSTSKWETSMHQDGDGTVERKQASQELKHDSGNNLQQGNLAINSEELGGISSKELDEAILLENALFGESSYAPNFPSGPSRNLDPNLQPVHGPSSSALTRQLLREQQDCEYLASLLADKEKEMNGVNEVGTCDIKDVGSDNKKIDSLELESRLAAKGASLPCEPAIDDQNAVTLLVRMPNGTRLSRRFNKSDKLQVLFDFIDVGREVKPGTYRVVRSYPRRAFTVGDSILSLSELGLTNKQEALFLELI from the exons ATGGACGGTCAGAATCAAGTTGCACCACATGCTTACCCGCAATACAATAATATGAGTGCTCAGAATCAAGTTGCTCCGCAAGGACTTGGACCACTTCTCTCTGCTGCTAGGAGTTTCAGGCCCTCGTTACTATTTGATCCTAATTACAGTAGAGATCTCTTTAATCGAATTACCGGTCGTGCACCATTAATTTCACAGCCAGGAGCGGTACCTGGGGTTCCTGTGGAGTTTAACAGAGGGAATGATCAGCCTCATCTCTCAGGACAGAGGCCTCCCATTCAGGACATGACAGGAAATCTACATGGAAGTGATGTGGAGGAGGAAATGATTCGAGCTGCTATTGAGGCTTCAAAACAAGACGCTCAAAAGGCTTATCTTCTGAATATGCAAAGCAGGGCTCAAAAT GTGTCTCCTGTGAATGGGCTTCCAGATAATCAAATTCACCTAGATAACAGTGATTTTAATCGTGCAGTTTCACTGTCCCTGAAG ACAGCAGAACGAGAGAAAGCGATGCGTGAGCAACAAATGAAAGATAAGAATCAAGTACCAGGAACTTATAGTACATCAAAG TGGGAAACCTCAATGCACCAAGATGGAGATGGAACTGTAGAAAGAAAACAAGCGAGTCAAGAGTTGAAGCATGATTCTGGTAACAATCTTCAGCAGGGTAACCTTGCCATtaattctgaagag TTAGGCGGCATTTCTTCCAAAGAGCTTGACGAAGCTATACTGCTTGAGAATGCACTTTTTGGTGAATCCTCATATGCACCTAATTTTCCAAGTGGTCCAAGTAGAAATTTGGATCCTAATTTGCAGCCTGTTCATGGCCCTTCATCATCCGCTCTAACAAGACAATTGCTTAGAGAACAACAG GATTGTGAGTATCTCGCATCCCTCTTGGCtgataaagaaaaggaaatgaatGGTGTTAATGAAGTTGGAACTTGTGACATAAAGGATGTCGGCTCTGACAACAAAAAGATTGATTCATTG GAACTTGAGAGTAGGCTTGCTGCGAAAGGGGCTTCGCTTCCATGTGAACCAGCAATAGATGATCAGAATGCTGTGACTCTTCTTGTTAGGATGCCAAATGGAACTCGCCTTAGTCGCCGCTTTAACAAGTCCGACAAGCTTCAG GTTCTGTTCGACTTCATAGATGTTGGTCGAGAGGTGAAGCCTGGAACTTACAGAGTG GTGAGGTCATATCCTCGGCGTGCTTTTACTGTTGGTGACAGCATACTATCATTGAGTGAACTTGGCTTGACAAATAAACAAGAAGCTCTGTTTCTGGAATTGATTTAG